The window AACTGAACCAATTACATTTTGAtcggttcggttctaattttaccataaatccaaaccaaaccaacCTGTACTCACCCTATAACTGTCTTTATTATTACCATGCCAACTCAGTTCATCACATGATGAAAAAAATAAGCATCATCGCCGTAACATTGCCCTTAAATCAATGGGGTTTGTTGgagaaattttaaaagttattttttttagtttttgatttataaaaataataatattaatattcgatgcaatttttaaaattaaattataactttttaagaagctatttcaatatttatgaaaaaattaaaaaaaaatgatgtgtctcataataaaatattttttatcacatttctttaaaataagcattttaaaattaaaaaactaaatacaaaataacttataaataagctatttttaatataaatatttattatttaaactatttaaaaaaacttaataacttaaatttaaaaataaaaaaaaacgatttttttttaacaaaacttGCAAATCCACTACAACGATTCAAGAAACCCATATCCAACCCCAAGAGCAGTCATCTTCTTCTGACAAATTCGCTTTTCCATTCTGCATACTCTTTTTCTCCTGTTTTACTTTATTTCAATCGATcacattgaattattttttttgctACAATAATTTTTTGTACCTTATCTTTTAtcgtttaattttaataaaatgaatGTCTCTgtcttttatattataaaatattttgattttgctaAAATTAGTGTACTAAAAGATTTATCTGAGTAAAAGATCTTGATTCTGCAAAAGATTACagttctgcactttaattttatgAGTAATCTTAATATTTGTGAGACTGCTTATATCGAAATGTTTGAATGTTTTGGccttttttattcataatttaataGAAATGACTGGATGATAGGATTAGCATGTAGCTGAAGTtgagttatttttaaaaataattttagtactCTTTGGCTTAACTCATTTATCAAAACTTTTAGGAAAGAGGACATTTGAACTTCTGTCAAATATTGATCTTATGGGTAAGGATACTGATACTGTCGATGTaatgattattttaattgaataagaGTTTACTGAGCTGTGTGGATCTTTGAATAATAGTTGCATATGGAGTTTATAGTAACTTCCTTGTTTTGGCGATGCCAAAAGAGCCAGTTTAGACGAGAATTTTCGTAGAATGAAGATGGAAAAGATGCATGCTTGTGCTCTTTGGCTAATGGGTCGAATGAATTGGATGAAGCattatttttaaaagagaaatgCTAGAAGGCCactaattttggtgttttgtaattattaattgattattaatagtgtttttaatggtgtgagattacatctaatggtggaagatcactcacttttgttttgatagttaagtgctgaccagaaaatacaaaaattgatGGCCctgaactttttctttttaaaattcaagTTAAACTCTAAAATAGTAACGGAGATTGGCGTTGTGTATTAAAATTGTCTCTAAAATTTTAGTTGCACTAATTACATCTTTGAATTGATAAAAATGCATCACGTTAATTTTTGACTCATTTTTTATTAACGACCTGATGACATGGTTTGATTATGTGGGTTGTTAGTGATATGTGTCACTCTATGGTTTGACCACATGTAATGATATGATGATATGGTGACTAGTGACTAGTGACATGTGGGATGCTGACATGGATAGTTGTGCCATATGTCACAATGCTATTTGGCCACGTATCCGTTTGTGCCATGTGTTGCAACAATATTCGTTCACGTGTCGTTcattatgtcatcattgtagatgcaCTAAATTAGTTCACTTTGCAttaaatgactcattttagtccctaaaatttAATGTCATGCACCAAACTAGTCTCTTTCACCAgatttttgttatcttttttaaaatttaaaaattttcaatattttgaaTGCACtcatttcaattctattttttcatatatcgttTAATACAAGTgctttgataaatttttttaaaattttagttttaattatataatttttttataataatttaacattggtaaattttgtaatatataagtatgttattataaaaaatgaattaTATGATTGAATAGACacatttattcataaaaaatatgtgtttttaataagaaattaataattaaaataaacatttttttgtTCTTACAAAATACACGTTTTTGTTGTGTATAAATAGACGAAAAAGGTCGGAGATAGTAGTGAGGATGCTTGAAATGCCTTCGCATCAACTCTAAGATGGCGGTTAaggataaaagaaaaattattttataaaaacagttgTATTTGGATAACGTgtgaaaaaatataattgaaattaatacattcaaagatattgagaattttgaattcatagaaaaatgagaaaaaaactagtgaagggactagtttaatgcacgacattcaatttcaagaaataaaataagtcacttaatgcaaagtgagagaCTAATTTGGTAcatctacaatgatgacataatagacgacacgtggacgaatactattgcgacacgtggcacaaatGGACATGCGGCCAAATAACATTATGACACATGGCACAATCATCCACATGAGCATGCCACATATCACTGGTTATCACATTATCATATCATTACACGTGGTCAAACTatggagtgacacgtgtcactgcTCATGTCATcaagccatgtcatcacgtcgttaatgaaaAATGAGTTCGGGACTAATGTGGTGCATTTTTGTCAATCTTAGAGATGTAATTAGTGTAATTAGAATCTCAATAATGAGTTTAGTGCACAACTCCAATCTCAAAAATCATTTTGAGGTTTAACTCTTAAAAATCttaatatgtattttgaatttaaaatatataataaaaatattttaattattttttataataaaaatattataattatttttataaaaaatattaatttagatcaatttaaaatttaatttattaattttttttggtcgAATCGATTTATTCGTCTAATTTTACTAAAAACAACATAGTTTAATCGgttattaaattttagtttgaCTAATGCTGTATATGTTAAACATTAATTGATGGAATGATTGTGtctaaaaaaaagacattttttctTACGTGAGTGTCTCCCTTAAAATAAAaggttaattataatttttattaagcgtaaattctattattttaattaaaaagtaattaaattcttattttttatttatctaatttttttattttaaaaaatttgatgtcgctccttttatttttttctcatccAAAAAtacatcttaaattttattttcatccaATCTTTTTCCTCACTCTCTCTCAGGTCTCGACTGCACTAGTTCACTTCACTCTGCGCTAATTCCATTTCTTCCATGGTACTTCCCAAATTTGTAACGTTGAAGTTGTAACATCAAATCAAACTTCTTCttctgataataataataataatggcttCCATTAACAACTTCAACCCTTTCGGTGGCAACTGGTTCAACAAACCCCAAAACCCTCTCCCTGCTGTCAACTTCAACATCCTTGGATTCTTCGAACACAACGCCAACTCTCCGCCCTTCGCCGCCATTGGGCTCCCGAGGTTCTTCCGCAGAAGGCCCAAGAAGCCCAACAATGGAGAACCTGGCCACTTCACTCAGATGGCTCACCAGTTCTTCTGGGAATGCGAGAACATCCCTGATTACAGGCATCTTCCCTTACTCTTCTCATTCAATTTTCAAGATACTTCTCTCAATAGTGGCATTTTTGTTTGAATGTGTAGGAACATTTTGATTGTAACTTGCATTAAACCCTTGTAAAACTAACTTAGTTTAGTTCAGACAGCTTAGGGTTAAGTTAGAGGCATGTTTGGATGGAGATTATTTTGGCTGACTAATctgttttttatttgtttcaatagcTGTCTCAAGGTGATTGTTTGATAAcagtttaattttgttaaatgatGGATGGTTTTAATTTTAGATTAATTTTGATTAAGTGTCATTGTTTGATAATATGTATAGGCACACTCCGGAAGTAGAAAAGATTCTAAAACAAGACGAGCTCAACCCCTAcgtggaggagagggagaatccCACTGAGGAAGAGATAAGGGAGAACGAGGAGTGGATTGAGAAGTTGAAGAATAGCCCTGTTATGAAGTTTCTCTTGAGAGCCGAGGAGATCAGGGACAAGATGAACGAGCTTGATTTGGAGGAGAACAAGAGACCTTACCACAAGGAGGATTGGGAGGTGTGGAAGGCAGTGCCGCATGTCACTGGCCCCGATGGGCGACCAATGCCTAGGAAGGCACTGAAGACCGATAGCGAGGCCGATGACAAGTTTTGGGACTTTGCGAGGCAGTTCTTCTTTGGGCTGTGGGGGTTCAGGCAGCGGCCTTACCCACCTGGGAGGCCTAGTGATGCTGCTCAGTCAATTGGGTACAAGAACCTTGAGAGGCGATACTATGATTGTAAGTTTTATAAAGTTTGGAACTTTTGTACTCTGTAGTGTAAAAAAGACTAAGAAGCTCTACATATCTTAGTTTTATTGCAAATCTTTGCATAATTAGTTATGAGTTCAGTTAAAAGAGGAGGATTGTGTTAGATAGTCAAAGATGTGTTAAAAAAGTTTGGCTTGTGAATAAGTGATGGTTGAATTGACTGGATTGAATAGCATTGATTGAAAGGTTCTGGGTTTTGTTTGTGTTTGTGAAATATTTGCTTATGCATGTATTCATATGTTTAGATCTAGGCAACTATCAATGATGTTGAAATAGCATTGAACCAAAACTTGGGTTTGGATAAGGTTCAGAGTATTGCTCTTGCTAGTGAAATATGTGATTGGACCTGCATGTGTTACAATATATAAGCTACTTGCCAACGAGGGTTTGGTAAATTGATTGGTAGGAATAGGTCTTTGGTTCAGTTCCAATTGTTGATCCCTTGTTAGGAAAACTCTGATTGTGGTTTACCTTGCCTTGGTTGTGGAAAAGTCTATCCACCTTATATGCTTTCGTTTTGGCGAAAAAGTGACAAGGACTATGTAAGATACTTGTCtgtgtttttttctttgttaattgctATGGAAAAAGGTTGGATGTGAATATAATGTTAACACTATTTTTGTTTGTTGAATGTTTCGTGATGCAACTCTAAACTTTGTACGTAATTATTTAATTGGTGTGTCAACTCATTGCTTCCATGTTGGTTGTttgttgtattttttgttttctatttaatgTAGTTATCATGAGGAGTGGTGGATGGTACTATAAGGACCGGCTAGGTCGTACACGAGGGCCTCTGGAGTTAATTACGCTTAAAACTGCTTGGGGTGCTGGAATTATTGATAAGAACACTTTCATTTGGGGCGAAGATATGGATGAGTGGGCTCCAATCCACATGATTTATGGAATGGAGCGTGCAATTGCTACATGGGAAGGTCTGACAGTCTTGATCTTTATCCTTCTTTTATCTGATATATCCTTTACTCGTTTATTATGTAAATTGTAAAGTGAACAATCAGTATGTTTTATTTTTACCATTTCTGGGCATGCTAAGAAAGTAGCACCATGTGTTATGATGAATTTAGTGAAGTAGAAAGTGCAACACATATTCCTGCATGGTAAAGTATTTGCACTAGGAGAAAGATATCAGATTGATGTATATTATGATGTTGAACCTGTATGGGTATTTTAATCAGAGCACAAGAAATGACACTTGTGGTGACTTTTTCTCTCAGATATTCATACacagagaaaaacgaaaaaaaattacGGTATTGGAGCAATTATTTTTCAACCTCTCTATCTTTGATGGTCTTATCGTCCCTCAGTTATTGGTGTCTTAAACTGAGAATATAAGGTTACTGTTATCCAAAACCATTTATGAATTTCAAACTTGTTTGCTTCAGGACCCTAAAGTAAGAGCTCTCACTTAAAACTAGCTCTTGCTAAAATTCTTGTCTTCTTGATAACTGTTTCTTAATACTTTACTGAAAGACCAGTAAAACTGATTTACTATTAGATTCTATCCTAGATTTTGTTGACTTATACTCCTAAAAAGGTTTCACTATCTAATTCAAGTGAACAATCTATTGAAGACAATCATGTGAATAATGATCACATTTTGCATCTAAAAAACAGGAAATGATTCttggtttgtatttttcttttttgttttttcagttAGACTTGCTGCTTCAGCAACGGCTCTTCTCCACAAACTTCAGAAGGGCATACCGCCATGGGTTCCTCTCAAGGGATTTGAAAAGAAGACTTATAAGCAGCTTCAAGAAGAGGCTATAGAAAGCAAGAGACGTGATTTAGCGGTGTTAGAAGCTAATGACGGTGTTTGGCCAGGAGTTAGAATTCCAAGTCATGCCCTATTTCTTTGGGCTAGTGGCTCTGAACTCACCACTATTTTGGAAGAGGATCACATGCCCAACAAGTACATTCCTAGACATCTTAGGTATGCATATGCTGAGACCATGTGATTTAGGGTGCCttcgttttttattttgaaagaaaaaaaaagtgattttataACTTGATTTTTATATATAGTCGTAAAAAGTAAAAACGGAATATTGATATTTCTTAGAAACTACTCTAGTTAGCTTTTTCGAAAAtgctgaaaatttaaagaaatatggcaaaggttaaaaaaatttttcccctgtaaaagaaattgattttttgGTCCAGAAAAGGCAAAAACAAATGAGCCTGTAAATAAGTGATGATGTAATATCTTTCTTCTTACTTGCTTTTGTCATAGATAATGCGAGAAACTTTACTATGTTCTCTATCAATTATAGATGGATATAGTAATCAATTCTTGGTTCGAACTAATTTGTGGCTAAATCTTGCCTCCCAAATTTGTCTTTTATTTGTTTGGTTACAATGGATAATTGTGTGAGACAGGTTGCAGTTGGCAAAAATTATTCCAGGTTTGAGGCCATGGGAAGTTCTGAGTATAGAACAAGCAATGGATCAAATAACATTTAATGGCCAGTGGTACCGTGAACCACTCGGCTCATTCCAGACTGGTCCGCCATACATCCAGCACTGGAATAAGGACATGATGGTATGCATCTTAATCCGAGCTTCTTGAGTCGCCAGTAATCTACATTGATGTATTTTCACTCTTTTCCCCACTATGATTATAGATTGATACCTGCCTTACCAAGTACAAACTTTGTGTGTTTCATATCATATCCTTTCTTGGTTAAGTAAAATATTTTCTTGCATAAATGTAACTTTTCCCTTTCTCTACCCTCATAGCTTGGAAGGTTGTTACCTCTATCCCTTCGCTGCATGATGCATCTTCAAAATCAACTATTCAAATATCCATAGAAAAGCATGTCAAACAAGAAAAAAAGGTCTTGGcataattcaattataatgaTAACATTTATAATGAggactaaaaacaaaagaaagtagAATATAATAAAAGGACCAAAACCAATACAAAATTTCATAGGGACTAAAATCAAAATGTTGGAACCCGTAGAATGCAAAATCACGGTTAGTTGCCTTTGTATGAACAATTACTGAATTACCTGACTGTGGTGATGTCTTGGTATCTCTATAGTCCTATTTTTGCAATAACTAGCTTCTACTCAAACGTGAGATATTTCGCTTTATTATTTGCA is drawn from Arachis hypogaea cultivar Tifrunner chromosome 12, arahy.Tifrunner.gnm2.J5K5, whole genome shotgun sequence and contains these coding sequences:
- the LOC112728055 gene encoding protein TIC 56, chloroplastic isoform X2, with the protein product MASINNFNPFGGNWFNKPQNPLPAVNFNILGFFEHNANSPPFAAIGLPRFFRRRPKKPNNGEPGHFTQMAHQFFWECENIPDYRHTPEVEKILKQDELNPYVEERENPTEEEIRENEEWIEKLKNSPVMKFLLRAEEIRDKMNELDLEENKRPYHKEDWEVWKAVPHVTGPDGRPMPRKALKTDSEADDKFWDFARQFFFGLWGFRQRPYPPGRPSDAAQSIGYKNLERRYYDFIMRSGGWYYKDRLGRTRGPLELITLKTAWGAGIIDKNTFIWGEDMDEWAPIHMIYGMERAIATWEVRLAASATALLHKLQKGIPPWVPLKGFEKKTYKQLQEEAIESKRRDLAVLEANDGVWPGVRIPSHALFLWASGSELTTILEEDHMPNKYIPRHLRLQLAKIIPGLRPWEVLSIEQAMDQITFNGQWYREPLGSFQTGPPYIQHWNKDMMRLYKIFEDLNDEVYENLVRNLPGFDKIAEKVQRDFITRINKLLEKREAEKRRRRQLGR
- the LOC112728055 gene encoding protein TIC 56, chloroplastic isoform X1 yields the protein MASINNFNPFGGNWFNKPQNPLPAVNFNILGFFEHNANSPPFAAIGLPRFFRRRPKKPNNGEPGHFTQMAHQFFWECENIPDYRHTPEVEKILKQDELNPYVEERENPTEEEIRENEEWIEKLKNSPVMKFLLRAEEIRDKMNELDLEENKRPYHKEDWEVWKAVPHVTGPDGRPMPRKALKTDSEADDKFWDFARQFFFGLWGFRQRPYPPGRPSDAAQSIGYKNLERRYYDFIMRSGGWYYKDRLGRTRGPLELITLKTAWGAGIIDKNTFIWGEDMDEWAPIHMIYGMERAIATWEVRLAASATALLHKLQKGIPPWVPLKGFEKKTYKQLQEEAIESKRRDLAVLEANDGVWPGVRIPSHALFLWASGSELTTILEEDHMPNKYIPRHLRLQLAKIIPGLRPWEVLSIEQAMDQITFNGQWYREPLGSFQTGPPYIQHWNKDMMRLYKIFEDLNDEVYENLVRNLPGFDKIAEKVQRDFITRINKLLEKREAEKRRRRQLGR